A genome region from Maniola jurtina chromosome 22, ilManJurt1.1, whole genome shotgun sequence includes the following:
- the LOC123877070 gene encoding ecdysone 20-monooxygenase — protein MSLPGVFLFSHYVESFWSTPPPLVDWSGVPTLVLALVALVMAATALLTRPIDGKRLARLPGPPALPLLGTRWLFWSRYRMNKLHEAYEDMFRRYGPVFAEITPGGALVVSIAERSALEAVLRTPAKRPYRPPTEIVQVYRRSRPDRYASTGLVNEQGERWHHLRRNLTCELTSPHTIQGFIPELNSICDDFLNLLQSCRRPDGIVHGFDQLTNRVGLESVCGLMLGTRLGFLERWMSGRAAALAAAVKAHFRAQRDSYYGAPLWKFAPTSLYKTFVRSEETIHMIVSELMEEARSRTRGAAQDDGMQEIFLKILANPELDMRDKKAAVIDFITAGIETLANSLVFLLYLLSGRADWQQRIRSELPSCGELRIEELSAAPSVRAAVNEAFRLLPTAPFLARLLDTPMTIGGHRLPAGTFVLAHTGAACRREENFWRASEYLPERWINIREPHASGIVAPFGRGRRMCPGKRFVELELHLILAKILQNWRVEYDGELDIQFDFLLSPKSPVSLRLVEW, from the exons AGTACGCCACCACCTCTCGTGGATTGGTCAGGAGTGCCAACATTGGTGCTGGCATTGGTCGCATTGGTGATGGCCGCCACAGCCTTGCTAACACGGCCTATAGACGGGAAGAGACTAGCGCGTCTGCCAGGGCCGCCGGCTTTACCCCTCCTTGGTACAAGATGGCTGTTCTGGAGTCGCTATAGAATGAATAAACTACATGAGGCATATGAAG ACATGTTCAGGCGCTACGGGCCGGTGTTCGCGGAGATCACGCCCGGGGGCGCCCTGGTCGTCTCCATCGCTGAACGATCTGCCCTGGAGGCGGTCCTCCGCACCCCCGCCAAGAGGCCCTATAGACCTCCCACGGAAATCGTCCAAGTGTACAGAAGATCCAGACCCGATAGATACGCTTCCACTGGACTCGTTAACGA GCAAGGTGAAAGGTGGCACCATCTGCGACGCAACCTCACTTGCGAACTGACGAGCCCTCACACCATCCAGGGGTTTATACCAGAGCTGAACAGCATCTGTGATGACTTCCTCAACTTACTGCAAAGCTGTCGTAGGCCGGATGGGATTGTGCACGGGTTCGACCAACTCACGAATCGTGTGGGCTTGGAAT CGGTATGTGGACTTATGTTGGGCACACGACTGGGCTTCCTGGAGAGATGGATGTCGGGCCGAGCGGCGGCTCTGGCGGCAGCGGTGAAGGCGCATTTCCGAGCACAAAGGGATTCCTACTACGGTGCACCTCTATGGAAGTTCGCGCCAACCTCGCTATACAAGACTTTCGTGAGGAGCGAGGAGACTATTCATAT GATAGTATCAGAGCTAATGGAGGAAGCGCGGTCGCGgacgcgcggcgcggcgcaggACGACGGGATGCAGGAGATTTTTCTCAAGATACTCGCCAACCCGGAGCTGGACATGCGGGATAAGAAGGCGGCTGTTATCGACTTTATCACTGCGGGTATTGAGACG TTGGCAAACAGCCTGGTCTTCCTGCTGTATTTGCTAAGTGGTCGAGCGGATTGGCAGCAAAGGATACGCTCCGAGTTACCGTCTTGCGGCGAACTACGCATTGAAGAGCTGTCAGCCGCTCCATCAGTTCGAGCAGCTGTCAATGAGGCCTTCCGACTGCTGCCCACTGCGCCATTCCTCGCGAGGCTGCTGGACACGCCTATGACGATTGGTGGACATCGACTACCTGCTGGG ACATTCGTGCTAGCTCACACTGGTGCCGCGTGCCGGCGGGAAGAGAATTTCTGGCGAGCCAGCGAGTACCTTCCAGAAAGATGGATCAACATTCGGGAGCCTCATGCGTCGGGGATCGTAGCACCGTTCGGTCGTGGCCGGCGGATGTGCCCCGGCAAGAGATTCGTTGAGCTTGAACTTCATTTAATACTGGCTAAG ATTCTGCAAAACTGGCGGGTGGAATACGACGGTGAGCTGGACATCCAGTTCGACTTCCTCTTGTCGCCGAAGTCGCCGGTATCTCTGCGGCTGGTCGAGTGGTGA
- the LOC123877072 gene encoding putative hydroxypyruvate isomerase, whose product MIQMKFCANLAFMFMESSSILERYALAKDAGFKAVETGFPLGHSIEQVKQAKEASGIEQILINLKTGDVTKGELGVTAVPGKENEFKDNLKVTIDYARALGARKIHIMAGRLENVSPQNWATYESNLRYAADVLGTEGILGVIEPINQHSVPKYFLSDYGKAVDIIKRIDSDHLKLQLDIFHLQHISGDLSHNIKNLMPYVGHVQIAQVPNRNEPDTPGEINYKYILEHLINSGYNDWIGLEYKPAGNTKNGLKWIKDYGYQL is encoded by the exons atgatacaGATGAAGTTTTGTGCCAACCTTGCTTTTATGTTCATGGAGAGTTCAAGTATTTTGGAAAGATATGCTTTGGCAAAAGATGCTGGGTTTAAGGCAGTGGAGACTGGCTTTCCACTGGGGCACAGTATAGAGCAAGTGAAACAGGCAAAGGAAGCATCAGGCATTGAACAAATCCTTATAAACCTAAAAACGG GTGATGTAACTAAAGGAGAATTAGGAGTAACAGCAGTGCCTGGCAAAGAAAATGAGTTCAAAGATAACTTAAAAGTTACCATAGACTATGCAAGGGCACTTGGCGCTAGAAAAATACACATCATGGCAGGGAGATTAGAAAATGTGTCCCCACAAAACTGGGCTACATACGAGAGCAACCTCAGATATGCGGCAGATGTCTTAGGGACTGAAGGCATATTGGGAGTTATTGAACCTATAAATCAGCATTCTGTGCCTAAATATTTCCTAAGTGATTATGGAAAGG CTGTTGATATCATCAAGAGGATAGATAGTGATCATTTAAAGTTGCAACTCGACATCTTCCACTTGCAGCATATCAGTGGAGATCTCTCCCACAACATCAAGAACCTCATGCCTTATGTTGGCCATGTTCAG ATTGCTCAAGTACCTAACCGCAACGAGCCTGACACTCCAGGGGAGATAAACTACAAGTACATTCTTGAACACTTAATAAACAGTGGATACAATGACTGGATTGGTCTTGAGTACAAGCCTGCAGGTAATACTAAAAATGGCCTCAAATGGATAAAAGACTATGGATACCAACTGTAA